One part of the Roseomonas gilardii genome encodes these proteins:
- the terL gene encoding phage terminase large subunit: MARANDEVDLGPLNDFRVFLAHTWKHLNLPDPTPVQFDIAHYLQHGPRRAVIQAFRGVGKSWVTSAFVVWVLLKNPQKNVLVVSASKQRADDFSTFTMRLIMEMEVLAHLRPRGDQRSSKIAFDVGPARASHSASVKSVGITGQIAGSRADIIIADDIEVPGNSATQAMRDKLSEAVKEFDAVIKPLDSSRIIYLGTPQTEQSLYNLLPERGYQIRVWPALFPTKEQHRNYGERLAPLVEEALETTPELAGRPVDRKRFTDQDLAERMASYGRSGFALQFMLDTRLSDLDRYPLKLSDLIVMSTNPDRAPGHIVWATSPELAVNDLPVIGLGSDRYYRPMSMAEIHTLRHTSCSRKVRDGMLLLAVKDWHGHSSLAVTERYAHLAPHMLENELSRLEQALLGTQEAAL; encoded by the coding sequence CTTCCGGGTGTTCCTGGCTCACACATGGAAACACCTGAACCTCCCAGACCCCACCCCTGTCCAGTTCGACATCGCCCACTATCTCCAGCACGGCCCACGCCGCGCGGTGATCCAGGCGTTCCGAGGTGTGGGGAAATCCTGGGTGACTTCCGCTTTCGTCGTCTGGGTGCTCCTCAAGAACCCCCAGAAGAACGTCCTCGTGGTGTCCGCCAGCAAGCAGCGCGCGGACGACTTCTCCACCTTCACCATGCGCCTCATCATGGAGATGGAGGTGCTGGCCCATCTGCGGCCCAGGGGCGATCAGCGGTCCTCCAAGATCGCCTTCGACGTAGGCCCGGCACGCGCCTCGCACTCCGCCTCGGTGAAGTCCGTGGGCATCACCGGCCAGATCGCCGGTAGCCGCGCGGACATCATCATCGCGGACGATATCGAGGTGCCCGGCAACAGCGCCACCCAGGCGATGCGGGACAAGCTCTCCGAGGCGGTGAAGGAGTTCGACGCGGTAATCAAGCCGCTGGACTCCAGCCGCATCATCTACCTGGGCACGCCCCAGACGGAGCAGAGCCTCTACAACCTGCTCCCGGAGCGCGGCTACCAGATCCGCGTGTGGCCCGCCCTGTTCCCCACCAAGGAGCAGCACAGGAACTACGGGGAGCGCCTGGCGCCTCTCGTGGAGGAAGCCCTGGAGACCACTCCGGAGCTTGCCGGGCGCCCTGTGGATCGCAAGAGGTTCACCGATCAGGATCTCGCGGAGCGCATGGCGTCCTATGGGCGCTCCGGCTTCGCCCTCCAGTTCATGCTGGATACGCGCCTCTCGGATCTCGACCGCTACCCGCTCAAACTCTCGGACCTCATTGTGATGTCCACGAACCCCGACCGCGCCCCTGGGCACATCGTCTGGGCCACGTCGCCAGAGCTTGCGGTCAACGATCTCCCCGTCATCGGCCTCGGCTCCGACCGCTACTACCGGCCCATGTCGATGGCGGAGATCCACACCCTCCGGCACACCTCGTGCAGCCGCAAGGTGCGGGACGGAATGCTCCTCCTGGCCGTGAAGGATTGGCACGGCCACTCCTCCCTGGCCGTCACCGAACGCTACGCCCACCTCGCGCCCCACATGCTGGAGAACGAGTTGAGCAGGCTGGAGCAGGCCCTCCTCGGGACGCAGGAGGCCGCCTTATGA